Genomic segment of Xenopus laevis strain J_2021 chromosome 4S, Xenopus_laevis_v10.1, whole genome shotgun sequence:
CATGATGTTCTGTATTGAAATGTTGGTAAGTTTAGTAATGTTTGTGTCACTGAGCAGTAAGCAGAGCTCCAGGGTCGTTATTCTCTGTATTCCAAAGCTGGTAAAAGTCTGTGAAATCAACGTAGGGTTCCACCCGCCCATCCTCATCTGGCTGCAAAGAGGGCGACGGACGAGATCGGAACAGGCCGCCGTCAGAACTGGAACTGCTGCTTTGAGTGTGAGTGTTGGTGGACTGGAGAGTAGCACTTGGAGACTGCCTGGAAGACATGAAGTTTGGATGTGACAAATATATAGATTAAAAAAGGGAACTGCAAACGGttatatccctttaaagtggacctgtcacccagacacaaaaatctgtataataaaagtccttttcaaattaaatattaaatccaatttctattttttattaaagcattcatagctgttgtaagcccatttaaaaatctcagctgtcaatcaaatattgtctgccactcctctatgccctgggcatagaggcgaggcagacaattactttcactttccattcagcacttcctagatgtcactgctctccccacattccccccggtctcttcaccgtttaattgtgtagccagggcatggggatggacatcgggtcccccattctggtgcacaaacaagattctgagatgatgcaaggcttgtcttagcaacattgtccacaaaatggcacctgcctgcttgctataattattaattcacaGACTGAaagaagcaagattcaaataatttatatagtgtaattaaagttaattttgcttgactaatgtgataaaataggattttaaataattctttTGGGTGACGGCTCCCCTTTAACTAGGACAGAACTTTCTAGAATAGCTTGTGTGCCATCCACAAGACCCCATGAGCTACCCCAGCCTACGTTTTCTTGTTCAAAGTGTAAGAGCCCCTACACAAAGGTGTTTCTACCGGTGTCCCTGTATAAGAAGCTTTTTTGTGCGTTCCACAAAGGCAGGAGTTAACTGATCCCAGGCTTCTCTATGGGGACTGGACTCACGGGAGAGCGAGGAAACAAAGAATGTACATAAAATTCTGCATGTGCAAAAGTGAGCAAAAAACATTGGGCCTAGAAAGTTTGGCTGCCGTAGCTCCGAAAACAGAGTGATGTACTCATGGGAGCGCATAAACACACTGAACACAGGCATTCTTGTGCTTTCTCAATGATCACTAATGGGTCTAATTTTACATTCCTCAGAGCTCTAGCACTTTCTTCCAGGGCCATGGTAAAtgaccttaagggtcagggcacacaggcagattcagggacattagtcgcccaacgacaaatctcatcttcttagggtcgactaatctccccaagaggagatttgtcgccgggcgactaatctccttgacccttaagcactttaggatggaactgctttctggcaggctgttgtttctcctactcaatttaactgaatgtgttgcagtaggacctggattttactattgagtgctgttcttagatttaccaggcagctgttatcttgtgttagggagctgctatctggttaccttcccattgttctgctgatcggctgctgggggggaaagggaggggggtgatatcactccaacttgcagtaaagagtgactgaaatttatcagagcacaagtcacataactgggggcacttgggaaactgacaatatgtctagccccatgtcagatatcaaaattaaatataaaaaaaatctgcttgctcttttgagaaatggatttcagtgcagaattctgctggaacagcactgattcatttaaaaaaaaaacaaaaaacatttcatcCCTTTAAGATCTTGTATTCATCTCTAAAACACACGTTTAAGCTATGCAACTGCAATACAAGTGAATGAGGGAAATGGTTTGTGTTTTGACGCTCACCCATTAAGCTGCTAAAGTTATTCAACAGTTTattcaatgaaataatgcagcaGGGCTTACATTGTTGGTGTTGTTCCATCCAGTGTTGAGCTGCTGTTTGTTCCATTCACAACTGGACCCTGTGACGGCATCACCAATGACAATGTGACACTTGTCTTGCTGGTATTATGAGCACTGGAATACGGGACAGACACTGGATATAAACGTCCACCTATGAAACAAAAAACTGGCTTTAACTCTTAGACTTGCCCATAGTCAAGCCACACACTATATCAAACACACAATGAGACAAACCTTGGGTGGGCGTAAGGGTGGGTGGGCTGATGTCCTCTAGTGGGTAGCCCAGGTTCCGCACAAGTAGAGTCATGTCTTCGTGCTTAGTGCAAAACTTGGCACGTTCGGCACCACTTGCAAAAGTATCATGATGAATCCGTTTTACTCTCTCCACCACAGCCTGTGCCACTTCATCCACAGAAACCTGCTTGGCAAATTCAGTGGCAATCATGGCTGCTATTTCCTTgcggaagagaaaaaaaatcatagtagAAAGTCATGCTCTCAGCTCACTACACTGGTGATAAGTGGTACTGCAAGCGAATCATCGGTAATACATGTAATTACATTAGTATTGTACAAAAACAATTCCCTTCATTAAATAAACAGGGCAATGAAGCAAACACTTTGCAGAAAGGAATTAGGTGCAACAGCAGTTACAGCCATAACACGATATACAACGAGGTAATGTTACCAAGGTAACAGTAACActttcctataaatatatatagaatgtaaaaaaacatgttgcctAATCGCACACAAGGCAATTTACTGGTATCCATTGGTATCTGCCTGTGTTTGACCAGAGTAAATGTTAGGGTAGGAGCTAGCTCAGTAGTTTCTTGTCTTTTATTCCATCTATAGAAAACACAATGCATTCTTGAGACCTGCCCAATTCTGATTTGTTGACTCAGATCCCTTTATCAATACCTTCTGGCACAGCTCAAGGCACCTCAGACACCAAACTAATGATAATAAACTGCTCTAAGTACAGagctgttaaagggatcctgtcaacagaaaacatgtttttttcaaaacgcatcagttaatagagctactccagcagaattctgcactgaaatccatttctcaaaagagcaaacagaattttttatattcaattttgaaatctgacatggggctagacattttgtcaatttcccagctaccccagtcatgtgacttgtgcctgcactttaggagagaaatgctttctggcaggctgctgtttttccttctcaatgtaactgaacgtgtctcagtaggacatgggtttttactattgagtgctgttcttagatctaccaggcagctgttatcttgtgttagggagctgttatctggttaccttcccactgttcttttgtttggctgctgggggggaaaagggaggggggtgatatcactccaacttgcagtacaacagaaaagagtgattgaagtttatcagagcacaagtcacatgacttggggcagctgggaaattgacaatatgtctagccccatgtcagatttcaaaattgaatataaaaaaatctgtttgctcttttgagaaatggatttcagtgcagaattctgctggatcagcactattaactgattcattttgaaaaaaaataattttcccatgacagtatccctttaagaacaagaGGAAAATAAGCGAATTGTCATCTCTTAAGCTCACGCTCCTGTAGCTCCATTGACAAACTCGATAGCGACATTGTGTGGAGCCATAGGGAGTGGATGGTGGCACCAAAATGTGTTCATTTGCACCAATATCCGCTCTGCGTAGAAAGGTCTGTCAATGGAGGAACAGCATTGTGTACATTTGAGTGGATCCGCTCTCCTCCTTCTCTAGAACACCTGCACAGGAAAGCAGACAATCAGCTTAGTGTGCCCTTGGCCATACAGTTGTGAACActatatgagaataaagagaGACTGCTCATATAATGGACCAATGCTGCATGTCATTTTGTGGTGGGAACAAGTAAGCACATAGTGAAATGGTACCTGGTTGGCCTGTCCAGGCCCATGGGCTGACTCCAGAGCCTTGTAAAGTCCTTCTGACATAAGAACCAGAAATCCTGTGACACCATCCAATGGCTGGCAGCCATGAATCTCTGGCTCTGCAGTAATAGGCTTGGTCGTGGCTGTGCTAAACAGGAAGAGACAAAAGATGGATCAGTGAATGCAAAGACAGCCCAAGCCTATTGTATGTTGTGTGTGAGGCAAGCCAACTGAACTTCTACATAaataagaaaagaagaaaaattggcAGAACACGgtttgtctttaaaggaaaattcaacccgtaataaaaaaaaaccctcccctctAACCTGGGTagatcccccctccctcctctgcctacctgcccccctcccgggcaaatgcccctaattttttactcatccctccgtgcagattctgagttcacgggcgccattttttttcttctgtctttttcaggagttttggcgcatgcgcagttagagTAAATTTCCGGgcccgaaccactgcgcatgcgccgaaagtcacgcgactttcagcgcatgcgcagttgtttgggaccggaaatttactccaactgcgcatgcgccaaaaatgccgtcaatacacgaagattactagagaagaagaagatggctgccgtgaactccgaggccagaatctgcacggaggggtgagttaTAAAGTTTAGGCATTTGAccaggggggcaggtaggctggtgGGGGGAGGGGAGTCTACCCAGGGTAAGGGGTTttataaagggatcctgtcatcggaaaacatgtttttttcaaaactcatcagttaatagtgctactccagcagaattctgcactgaaatccatttctcaaaagagcaaacagatttttttatattcaattttgaaatctgacatggggctagacatattgtcaatttcccagctgcccctggtcatgtgacttgtgcctgcactttaggagagaaatgctttctggcaggctgctgtttttctttctcaatgtaactgaatgtgtctcagtgggatatgggtttttactattgagtgttgttcttagatctaccaggcagctgttatcttgtgttagggagccgttatctggttaccttcccattgttcttttgtttggctgctgggggggaaaagggaggggggtgatatcactccaacttgcactacagcaatagtcgcatgacttggggcagctgggaaattgacaatatgcctagacccatgtcagatttcaaaattgaatataaaaaaaccggtttgctcttttgagaaatggatttcagtgcataattctgctggcgcagcactattaaaggacaggaaaatctaaaatagaataaggctagaaatgctgtattttgtatactaaacataagcatgaacttactgcaccacaagcctaatcaaacaaatgatttatgctttcaaagttggccacagggggctgtcatcttgtaactttgttatacatcttggcctgaccctgaccctgcacatgctcagtgtggtctgggctgcttagggatcgtcataaagaaagctgcttgaattctgcatggctggtaagtaaggcgggggctccccctgctgttcagaagtatgattgtttccctgctcagcagttagggaccgtctgacaattcctatccacagcagtacatgaagggagaatttcactgcatacagtcaggattcttataaaaacggtacacattttttaattaaagtatattggagaaaggtttctttttcattaaagaaagtaaaaatgtgattttatttttttgcctttccttgtcctttaactaatgcgttttgaaaaaaaaattttttcccatgacagtaaacCTTTAAACTacggattgaattctcctttaaatataattattacaaaaaatgaggtgttagtactacattttggccaaaatatgtaagtttACGTgtcacgtcaaggcccctcattgtacatgagtcctacaATATATTAGCATTTAAACaatatgtagtgcatttaaaatcaagtccccagcaaacaatgtgactgagtagtaagtcCAACAAtgcattaaaggtggccatacacttagaTATCCGCTCTTTggcgatctctccccgatatgcccacattgaggtgggcaatatcgtgcTGCTCTGATCgtaacgatcagatcataatggaggCAATAtaggcagtcggatcgcgggtcCGCATCAACGAACGTATGTGTCCGTGATCTGACAATCCGGGAGAGCTCCACATACAggctaataagctgccgactcggtctgtaggcagcttttataggcccgtgtaCGGCCTTTACCCTTaactagtgagaaagcaggggcGCTTTTAAGCCTCATACAATTAACATAAcatctataaataaattaaaaggctGAATGGCAACTATATGCCATATTTGGCTAAAAATTGTAcataaaacacagaaagaaatcgctaGCACTTGGTCTAACCCACGCTGAGGTGTTGAATACAAGGAACCTGAAACAACGGAAAATCCCTTTGTATGACATGGTACTGCGCTGAGATAAAATCATGTAGGCTAAACCTGAAGGGAGATATTTGCTACTCAGATAAGCAGGTGTTACATAACAAGGATTAGTGCCAGCACTTTGGCATCATAGACAATGACAGCAGAACTAATGAATCCATTACCTGCTGTAATAATCTGGTTCATTTTCAGTAATCTCATTAAACGCCCACTGCCCCCCTCCTTTGTATTGATTCAATTTTTAAGAGGtgaaagttcaattttttttattttttcacattgaTTTATGACATTTTCAGTTTTCCCCTTCAAAGTAATGTCTCTGTTTTTGTGGTTGATCATTGAATTCAAGTGCAGACTCTTGATTCTCTGAGCATTTATACTGAAGCTGCTGCAAAGCTTTCTCCATTCCTCGATACTTAATACTTTATCTTCATAGAAATGCCAGTTCTGCATTTTATCCCTCTGCTACTCATAGTCAGCTGCCCTTATGTCCATTTCTCCATCATTTCTGGCTGCTGGTATACATCAAATATCTTTTTCCTACCATCCACCTCCATACATTACTGTCATTTTAGGACCCCCTAGTTCCACGGTCACCTCTCTCCTGACAGCCTCCTCTTGTTGGACCACAGTTTCTGGAgtatatttgtgcttttttaggTGGCAGGAACACTGGGCCAGTAGCAGGATATTGTCTGATCTATACGCACAACAGTATGCGTGTCATTAAATAAGTGTCACATTCAGAAGTGTGCAGTTTATAGAGTGAaaaatgtaccacctactgtaaaaTATGTACTCCAAAtatatggaactccgaggtaacttctaatagcctcatattttgcaacagggggtactttatttattataatacacaagtttccgtgagtcatgtgacagaaatgacatcactactcaccgtttataactgatgacattagtacttaccgtttataaggatataatttacaagatattcatggcttttgtgtattatatagtgaataaagtaccccctcttgtaaaatataaggatattataagttacggaggagtttcatgaccatataaaaacacgaggccgaaggccgagtgtttttatacaggtcatgaaactccaaggtaacttctaatatcctcatattttgcaactgggggtactttatttattataatacacaaatttcagtgagtcatgtgacagaaatgatttttattattataagcatATCATTTGCACTTTTGTGTTCTGCTGTGCCCCCTGGTTTCTAAAAGTCATATATCCAGTACTGGTTTGATGTGACTGGGGGTTCTGGTCCATTCCTGGCTCTCTCTACACTATTTTTTCCAGTGCTGGCATTGTCTATACTACATTGTCTCTTTCAACTACATAAACCTTCACCAGTCATAGTGGGAAAACTGGAAACCTTGAAAAGTAAAGTAAACTTTATAATGAAGGGTCAGAGCCAAGGTGAAAAGAGCAGTTGTAGACTTTAAAGCATGCTAAGACCAagctctttaaagggcatgtaaagtctaaaatagaataaggctagaaatgctgtattttgtatactaaatataaacatgaacttactgcaccacaagcctaatcaaacaaataatttatgctttcaaagttggctacagggggtcaccattttgtaactttgttaaacatctttgaaagactaagactgtgcacatgctcagtgtggtctgggctgcttagggatcgtcataaacaaagctgcttgagttctgcatggctgggaagtaaggcgggggctccccctgctgttcataagtatgattgtttccctgctcagcagttagggaccatctgacatttcctatccacagcagtaaataaagggggaatgtcacttcatacagtcaggtttcttataaaaacggtacatgttttttaattaaagtatattggagataggtttctttttcattaaagaaagtaaaaatgggattttatttttttgccattacatgccctttaagcatctGTAATTTAATTTGCTGCACATGACTGCATGGCTAGTGTTAAATCTTCCTTTACCTTAGCAGCTCCATGTCATTGAAGCTGTACTTAACCTTGTAGTCTCCAATCCTGCGAGTGCTTTGCTGGCCTCCAATAACCCCCACCTGTTTAATCTTTGTCGTGTCCAGCCCTAGGAAAGGTAAGATATATTTATGAGGGGCAGAAGCAGAAatactataaatataataatgtactgTGCAATAAACCAAAGCCAATACTCTGCTCCCATCAGTTTTAGCAGACAAGCgcatgcaaaaaaaatgatatatacactgtatgtatgtgtgtgtatatatatatatatatatatatatatatatatatatatatatctggaaacaggcgagcacacacaggtcttaattgaaaaacaaaaggtgtttattaaacaaaaaactgacgtttcggctagcactctagcctttctcaaaggctttgagaaaggctagagtgctagccgaaacgtcagttttttgtttaataaacaccttttgtttttcaattaagacctgtgtgtgctcgcctgtttccagatatacattactattttgctgttagcacccaggcaacaagactttttaaacgagctgtgctggctttttttgctttttttttatatatatatatatatatatatatatatatatatatatatatatatatatatatatatatatatatatatatatatatatatatatatatatatatatatatatatatatgtatataccgtatatactcgagtataagccgagtttttcagcccccaaaatatgctgaaaaactctacctcggcttatactcgggtcaagcacaaaaacggtcgccggtgcctaagaatattcgccggcgccttagaatagtagccggcgcctaagaatattcgccggtgcttagaatagtagccggcgcctaagaatagtcatccaaaaacgagattgaaacttaccagaagctgctgcatttctcggcttatactcgagtcaataagatttcccagtttttggaggtaaaattaggtacctcggcttatactcgagtatatacggtatatatatatatgtatgtatgtatgtatgtatgtatgtatgtatgtatgtatgtatatatatatatatatatatatatatttattaacatgtatttatatagtgaaaacatatttcacagcgctgaaatattattttattataatggagtctatgggagatgacctttcctgTACTTGTACCTCTCTGGTTAAGCAGTGACAGCACCCACTTACTCCTAATCAAATCAAGCACTGCATGTACATAACCAATATTCTGATTTAGATAGGAGAAAAGCAATTGTGTGGAGCTATGCTGGAATCTATGAAGCACAAAGGGTTGCTGTGCTCCcctttagggtgaagacacacagagctactagtagcagctatgtcgccaaacgagcagatcactcttcgatatgcccaccttgaggtgggcaatatcgggctgatccgatcggatcctaacgaatgggaacgggcggtcggatggtgggacagcatcaacgaacagatgcgcccgcgatccgatgggatttttagtcccatccgatcgagatctggccgacgggggggcccatacacgggccaataagctgccgacacagtctgtcggcagcttttatcagcccgtgtatggccaccttaacttataagtggctgtttaaatctaattggttgccatgggcaacatctccagaaatctctccagatgtttatctccaatgttagtaaacatgggCTTTGCAAGATTATGTGAATACCTAGGAAGTTGTGTATTTGTCATATTTCACAGGCTTTAATGGAGGAGCTGCTaattttttaatcacaaaaacagTGCAGCCTGCAGCACACATCTAAATGAAGTGCTAATTAGCCAAGTGGAGGACTTAGGGGCGCCAGCCGGAGAAATCCGGCCATGCACAAAAGTATGTGTGATACATACACCTCTACACTTGCGTCTTccatccatagttacatagttaaatcaggttgaaaaaagaacaaagtccatcaagttcaacccctccaaatgaaaacccagcatccatacacacacctcttcacataaatgatatatacccatatctatactaactatagagtttagcatcACCATTGCTTgttcaagaagtcatccaagccactcttaaaggagaacaaaacccccctttaggcaaaagtctCCACTGGCCCTCCTctgctggcccccctccctgcctccccctgctaagtgttatcCCAGAAatctgtaggattactgaccacacatgcagagtcagcgcagcggagcacaCGTGCGCCATCTTCgtcacttcggtaatctttgtaaAGTGAGCGGGGTataggcacatgcacagttggagcagtttttcAGTTTGTTACaagtgatggaaattgccgaagggaaggaagaagacccgaagattactgaagcaccGTAcaatggcgcccgtgagctccgctgctctgaCGCTGCATGTCAGATCAGttatcctacaggggacacaattctgggtaacacttagcaggggggaggcagggagggggccattgggacttttgcctaaagggggttgaattctcctttaaaggcattaacagaatcagccatcacatcacccggcagtagaGTCCtccgcgggtccattttttggaacctgtacccgacccgtacccacaacctgcaatccgcaaccggacccgcattcttacctgcttgcaCCCgttacccgacctgcaagtaccttattcgCAACCTGAACCCGCTGACCATGaaaaatcaggaagtgctgtcattgtaaaccggaagtgacatcatcggaagtagacgtgatcagaaaaaaggattaaaaaattatattgagaag
This window contains:
- the tab1.S gene encoding TGF-beta-activated kinase 1 and MAP3K7-binding protein 1, which encodes MAAPRRNLLHSEQQSWTDDLPLCNLSGVGSASNQTYNSEGLGKEEHPCEDNWIKFSGDNNIYLYGVFDGYEGTRATNFVGQRLAAELLLGQLHPDVTDAEVRRVLLQAFAVVERSFLDSIDDCLAEKTSLLSQLPEGALHQTLPSQYQKIVDRLNILEKEIYGGAMVIVVLIVNSKLYVANVGTNRALLCKSTEDGLQVTQLNADHTTENEDEIFRLSQLGLDTTKIKQVGVIGGQQSTRRIGDYKVKYSFNDMELLSTATTKPITAEPEIHGCQPLDGVTGFLVLMSEGLYKALESAHGPGQANQEIAAMIATEFAKQVSVDEVAQAVVERVKRIHHDTFASGAERAKFCTKHEDMTLLVRNLGYPLEDISPPTLTPTQGGRLYPVSVPYSSAHNTSKTSVTLSLVMPSQGPVVNGTNSSSTLDGTTPTMQSPSATLQSTNTHTQSSSSSSDGGLFRSRPSPSLQPDEDGRVEPYVDFTDFYQLWNTENNDPGALLTAQ